The window NNNNNNNNNNNNNNNNNNNNNNNNNNNNNNNNNNNNNNNNNNNNNNNNNNNNNNNNNNNNNNNNNNNNNNNNNNNNNNNNNNNNNNNNNNNNNNNNNNNNNNNNNNNNNNNNNNNNNNNNNNNNNNNNNNNNNNNNNNNNNNNNNNNNNNNNNNNNNNNNNNNNNNNNNNNNNNNNNNNNNNNNNNNNNNNNNNNNNNNNNNNNNNNNNNNNNNNNNNNNNNNNNNNNNNNNNNNNNNNNNNNNNNNNNNNNNNNNNNNNNNNNNNNNNNNNNNNNNNNNNNNNNNNNNNNNNNNNNNNNNNNNNNNNNNNNNNNNNNNNNNNNNNNNNNNNNNNNNNNNNNNNNNNNNNNNNNNNNNNNNNNNNNNNNNNNNNNNNNNNNNNNNNNNNNNNNNNNNNNNNNNNNNNNNNNNNNNNNNNNNNNNNNNNNNNNNNNNNNNNNNNNNNNNNNNNNNNNNNNNNNNNNNNNNNNNNNNNNNNNNNNNNNNNNNNNNNNNNNNNNNNNNNNNNNNNNNNNNNNNNNNNNNNNNNNNNNNNNNNNNNNNNNNNNNNNNNNNNNNNNNNNNNNNNNNNNNNNNNNNNNNNNNNNNNNNNNNNNNNNNNNNNNNNNNNNNNNNNNNNNNNNNNNNNNNNNNNNNNNNNNNNNNNNNNNNNNNNNNNNNNNNNNNNNNNNNNNNNNNNNNNNNNNNNNNNNNNNNNNNNNNNNNNNNNNNNNNNNNNNNNNNNNNNNNNNNNNNNNNNNNNNNNNNNNNNNNNNNNNNNNNNNNNNNNNNNNNNNNNNNNNNNNNNNNNNNNNNNNNNNNNNNNNNNNNNNNNNNNNNNNNNNNNNNNNNNNNNNNNNNNNNNNNNNNNNNNNNNNNNNNNNNNNNNNNNNNNNNNNNNNNNNNNNNNNNNNNNNNNNNNNNNNNNNNNNNNNNNNNNNNNNNNNNNNNNNNNNNNNNNNNNNNNNNNNNNNNNNNNNNNNNNNNNNNNNNNNNNNNNNNNNNNNNNNNNNNNNNNNNNNNNNNNNNNNNNNNNNNNNNNNNNNNNNNNNNNNNNNNNNNNNNNNNNNNNNNNNNNNNNNNNNNNNNNNNNNNNNNNNNNNNNNNNNNNNNNNNNNNNNNNNNNNNNNNNNNNNNNNNNNNNNNNNNNNNNNNNNNNNNNNNNNNNNNNNNNNNNNNNNNNNNNNNNNNNNNNNNNNNNNNNNNNNNNNNNNNNNNNNNNNNNNNNNNNNNNNNNNNNNNNNNNNNNNNNNNNNNNNNNNNNNNNNNNNNNNNNNNNNNNNNNNNNNNNNNNNNNNNNNNNNNNNNNNNNNNNNNNNNNNNNNNNNNNNNNNNNNNNNNNNNNNNNNNNNNNNNNNNNNNNNNNNNNNNNNNNNNNNNNNNNNNNNNNNNNNNNNNNNNNNNNNNNNNNNNNNNNNNNNNNNNNNNNNNNNNNNNNNNNNNNNNNNNNNNNNNNNNNNNNNNNNNNNNNNNNNNNNNNNNNNNNNNNNNNNNNNNNNNNNNNNNNNNNNNNNNNNNNNNNNNNNNNNNNNNNNNNNNNNNNNNNNNNNNNNNNNNNNNNNNNNNNNNNNNNNNNNNNNNNNNNNNNNNNNNNNNNNNNNNNNNNNNNNNNNNNNNNNNNNNNNNNNNNNNNNNNNNNNNNNNNNNNNNNNNNNNNNNNNNNNNNNNNNNNNNNNNNNNNNNNNNNNNNNNNNNNNNNNNNNNNNNNNNNNNNNNNNNNNNNNNNNNNNNNNNNNNNNNNNNNNNNNNNNNNNNNNNNNNNNNNNNNNNNNNNNNNNNNNNNNNNNNNNNNNNNNNNNNNNNNNNNNNNNNNNNNNNNNNNNNNNNNNNNNNNNNNNNNNNNNNNNNNNNNNNNNNNNNNNNNNNNNNNNNNNNNNNNNNNNNNNNNNNNNNNNNNNNNNNNNNNNNNNNNNNNNNNNNNNNNNNNNNNNNNNNNNNNNNNNNNNNNNNNNNNNNNNNNNNNNNNNNNNNNNNNNNNNNNNNNNNNNNNNNNNNNNNNNNNNNNNNNNNNNNNNNNNNNNNNNNNNNNNNNNNNNNNNNNNNNNNNNNNNNNNNNNNNNNNNNNNNNNNNNNNNNNNNNNNNNNNNNNNNNNNNNNNNNNNNNNNNNNNNNNNNNNNNNNNNNNNNNNNNNNNNNNNNNNNNNNNNNNNNNNNNNNNNNNNNNNNNNNNNNNNNNNNNNNNNNNNNNNNNNNNNNNNNNNNNNNNNNNNNNNNNNNNNNNNNNNNNNNNNNNNNNNNNNNNNNNNNNNNNNNNNNNNNNNNNNNNNNNNNNNNNNNNNNNNNNNNNNNNNNNNNNNNNNNNNNNNNNNNNNNNNNNNNNNNNNNNNNNNNNNNNNNNNNNNNNNNNNNNNNNNNNNNNNNNNNNNNNNNNNNNNNNNNNNNNNNNNNNNNNNNNNNNNNNNNNNNNNNNNNNNNNNNNNNNNNNNNNNNNNNNNNNNNNNNNNNNNNNNNNNNNNNNNNNNNNNNNNNNNNNNNNNNNNNNNNNNNNNNNNNNNNNNNNNNNNNNNNNNNNNNNNNNNNNNNNNNNNNNNNNNNNNNNNNNNNNNNNNNNNNNNNNNNNNNNNNNNNNNNNNNNNNNNNNNNNNNNNNNNNNNNNNNNNNNNNNNNNNNNNNNNNNNNNNNNNNNNNNNNNNNNNNNNNNNNNNNNNNNNNNNNNNNNNNNNNNNNNNNNNNNNNNNNNNNNNNNNNNNNNNNNNNNNNNNNNNNNNNNNNNNNNNNNNNNNNNNNNNNNNNNNNNNNNNNNNNNNNNNNNNNNNNNNNNNNNNNNNNNNNNNNNNNNNNNNNNNNNNNNNNNNNNNNNNNNNNNNNNNNNNNNNNNNNNNNNNNNNNNNNNNNNNNNNNNNNNNNNNNNNNNNNNNNNNNNNNNNNNNNNNNNNNNNNNNNNNNGGGTTTGACTGGTTTTTAACCGGGTTTAATCgaattttggtgggtttgaccaggttgggttaagtgggtcgggttaggatgagttttaattattttactgtTTGGCCCGGTCCAACCCAGCCCGACTAGCGTCAAAACCGACCCTCAACTCAATTAAAATGAAAGGGCCGATTCCGAGTTGGTCCGGctcggcccgtttgacacccatagATGGGGCTTAACCCCGAAAAATTTCAATTTGTATTGCATAAACTATAACACTTATTTTGTTTTCAGCCTGTCCCAACCCACACTACACAAATCGAAAACCTGCCATGCGTGCCTGATATCAAATTCCCCGACCTCACGCAATACCATATCTGTCTCGCCTCATCGCCACCCCTATTATGAATGTTCTAATACTTgtgttaaaattaaattttttaaattcattatacTCACATTACTCGATAGTGGACCCCATCTCCTACCTCCTCAAACAAGGGGCGGATGTAGCTTACGTTTACaaaacataatatactatatattttatcagaattttaatttttgaagcaTCAGTATTTTAAAAAACTTCAAATACTGTCCAACCTATTaagtttaaatcttgaatttgCCATCACCTCCTGTAATATAtagatttctctctctctttaaaaacaagaatagcCCACTGCTTTCTCCCATGCACTGGTCTTGTTCACCTCCAACACTCCTTCCTTggtgtttttttaatttcttcttcatGGCCTCCTTATCTCTCTGTCCATAACTTGtctctttctctcttcttctcttctttttaaaCTCCCCTCTCTCCCACACTAAATAACTCAACTCATTTTCAAGATTCTATCTGACAACTCACTTAATAAactctctctcatttttcttctctGGCCCTTTTGTtctttcttgagttttgatttaatttcttagtttcatattactgacaaatatatatatatatatataatgtcaaGCAGAAGATCACGTTCCAGAATAAGTGATGATCAGATTGCTGATCTTGTTTCCAAGTTGCAACAACTTATTCCTGAAATTCGCAATAGGCGTTCTGATAaggtatcatcatcattatcatcatcgacgttcaaaaattatttacattatcagtatatatatatatatatatatatatatatatataacgtatagTTATTTTTACTAACATCTTTGGCCTTTGTTTTTACTTTGCTCTATGTGTGTTTGGGGTGGGGTTGTACAAATATTTGAAGGCATTAATTTCCTAGAAACTTCCTATAGTTTGTGTGGCCTTCAATTTCTTTTTCCTCTTAGAGATAAGTTTGAGGGTGACATTTTCATGCCCACTAGTATAGCCCACAATTCCACATGAATATCATATCAAAATGTACTTGTCTTGTTTTCTGTTTCTACGCATTCCCTTTTCTCCTCAATATCCCATTCTACTTATAAAACAACTTTTACATGTAAAGCGAGGAACTGAGTCTGAACTGTATTTGATAAGTAAGGCAAGACGCTAATAACCGACAGGCTTGTCAGCAGACTTACTTGACCTATTGAATTACCAGTATAGGTTTTTTGACTCTGATTATGTGGAGCCCGTTTTGAATGTTTCTACGATTCATGAATTCCCGTGAGGAGAATAAGATGTCGCTCCCTaataaattttttactttcttgCAAAAGATACACTCTTGATTCGTGATAGTTACATAatattgttggttttattttctttaagatATTAAAACACAATTTATTATCCTCTCATGTGAGTTAGCATCCCGCCACACCTCATATATTATAGTATCTTGCTTGAAAGTGacctatatatatacatgcaccatcaacaacaaaaaacaatatatacaataAATTTGGTATAGTTTCACAAGTAGGGTCTGAAGAGGGTGAAGGATATGTGAAATTTATGCTGTCTTTACGAGGTATAGAGACTAGGTTtattatttaattgtattttaaaaCGAGATTCGATCTCAAGACCTCTGCTTGTGCTAACACCATATTGAAGTGTGTGACCATTTCATCTAAAAACTTAAGCTATTAGATAACatactttaattatttaattatgtttttaacaCGATAGACCCTCAACTTATAGAGGATGGGGTGTAAGTAGACCTTACCTTATCTTTTGTGGGATATAGAGGTTTCTTTCTGATAGACCCCAgctatttaattatattttcaacactATAACACACCATTAGCTTACGGAAGGTAgggtgtacgcagaccttaccttATCTTTGTGGGATATAAGgatgtttctgatagaccctcgacttAGACTAAGTTGTCATCCATTATTATCTAGTTTCTAacattctttaatttattttttataatataaattaaacagGTTTCAGCTTCAAAAGTTCTGCAAGAGACTTGCAACTATATAAGGAATTTACACAGAGAAGTGGATGGATTAAGTGAGAGATTAtcacaacttttggaatcaactgaTAGTGATAGTGCTCAAGCTGCCATTATTAGAAGCTTACTTATGTAGCTATTAATTAAATAGCTATATTTCTACTTCATTaaaatttctattattattaagaTATGGAGCAGCTATATTATTAATTAGGGTTTTTTGGCCACtataggtcaaaaatcaatttctatttttgttttcaattttgaatagtTTTTACTTTTATCATGTTGTATTGTTGAATCCATTTTGTTTTAAGTGCTGATGCTTCTTTGATTTCAGCCTTTTTTAAGTATATAACTATTCGAGGTATTTTTATCGTCCGATATCGTGTTATTTTGCTCTgaatgttatgttatgttatgcttTCTCTATTATTTGCTACAACTTAGTTGCTATTTCTTATTTACTATTGTACTCGCTTTGTCAAATGGCTTTGTTATGTTACTCCTCTCTATTTCCACGAGGTAATGGTAAGGATCTACATACACTCTATCCTCTTCAGACCTGCTTAtggaatatatataataatacgCTGGATTTGTTATGTCCGATATATTCTTTTCCTCTATCTGATATTTATAAGCAACGCGAGCGGTTGAATTGTCTGGCCATCCAATCTAAAAGCGGAAAAGCTTAAATGTCAGGAAAATTAATGTTTTCATTTTCgtaatttttattctcaaaaataacaacataaatgAATGGACCTAACTACTACACTTGAATTTGCATGGTTACATAAAACTAACTTTTCTTCGTTTTGATTTTAATAGCACTATGTAGTACtaagttttaaaaagaatgacatattttaACTTTAGCTAGAGtttaagaaaacaaaacaaaaaatcgaATTTTATTGtcttatattaaaattatgtttAATGTATCAAACTATCTTGTGCTAGTAAATATGCCACAtgaaaagttagaattaaagtgttatcaaaatagaaaagaatcactaaaaagaaaagtatgtcaTATTTTTGAAACGGGGGAATATTATTCTATCATTACCGTTATTTGTGTTACTTTAATCGGGGAGGTACGAAAACACTTTACTTCGATTTTGATGGTTGAACATATATTTGCCATAAGTAATATTTCAGTAATTGCAAATAGTatactatcaaaatatgaaaaatttgtaCGAGGAGTGTTTCAAGTGAAAGTGTTTTTCACTATTaaatcccaaattttttaatttcaaatgaAATTCACGTCCAAATACGTATAATCttaatttattagtattatttttggtTTAATCTAAAAATCAATTGTTGTCCAAACGCCTatataagtttttgactttagAATATTATAGTTTGCTTTAAGTCATTACACAGGATACTAGAAATTAAAATAAACgtccatatttatatttttcttagaaaaaaaagGTGTATCTCGTGTGAAAGAGATAGGATGAAAATAGTATTTGGTGtgccctattttttttttttttctgggaAGCTGGTGTGCCCTATTCATTATTTGTTAATGATTAATAAATCAAGacgaaatttgaaaatttcagagagaaaataaaattgtcCTATCAATTAATTGGACATTGTAGGTCAACCTTTCATGTCACTGATTCTCTTCTTGTCAAATAAATGTTTTATTCGTACTAAAATTAAGATATTTCAATTAATCCAACAAAAAtccttttctttactttatttttaattaatttagcaATCTCCTAAGGACCATCAGTACATAGATCCCGTTTGGTTTAATTGATTAAAATAGTTATGATCAGCATATACTTATTTTAAGTGTTgaagctatttttttttaaaaatagtaacaTATATAATATCTTTGTGGCTTATTTCTCATCAAGCTCAACAAATTAACTTATAGCATTGTTTCTTTATATTCTTCTACTAACAAGAGGAGACTAGATTGTAATCATAAATTAAAGGGTGATcaagtcaaaaatataaattatatatgtgtataaacATTTATATTGCATATATAAGTTAAGAATCTATATCAATTAACATACTCcccgtctcaaattatccgttccaaattgagatgatacaactattaagaaaacaataattgATTATGTAACTTGATCATTTTCCCCCTATTAATTGTGTCATgttgttagtttcaatattgatggaGTTATTATATAGCTGATACCAAAACACTTTTTATGTGGAGAATTAGGTTTATAGGATTACCAAAgtctttgcaacatttttcaagatttgataattcaatgctagtaacaaggagtaatcaattactaaGGGTATAAcggaaaaaaaattgtcttgtcttgattaataaaaaagagaagtaaaatgagaaatcaatttaaaaactttgggacggataatttggaatggagagagtattatattttaaatatccTTACTTGGTTTCTCAACTAATTTAACTTACATTCTTCGATATTATAAATAACTTTTTATATCATCAtatttccaaatatatatatatatatatatatatatatatatatatatataaaattaattctcTATAAATAAAGCAGCTAAAGTGgaatttgtaattttaaaaataaagcagattatatattaaaacatattataaagGTAACTTAATAGAACAAAAAATCTTTACGTTATCTTGGATATTAGTTTAACTCATTGTGTACCATATATAAACACTTATGATTCGACTTTTCTCCGGATCCTTCACATAGCGTAAATTTTAATACATTAAATTATCCTTTAATATAATGTGATATTATGTTAAATGTATGTAACCATTTTAGGCAAGTTGTTGCCGACggcaaaatataaaaatttccaCAACATGATGATGATATAATATAAAACCGTTTTCAAACTAGAAAATTGTGTAAAGGCAAGAGCAGCAAGACTGCAAATTTATTTGTAGTATTATTAATTACATAATCGTTTTTGGCtgatcataaaaaataatctGATAGTGACGCTTTTAGAATTGGCATAAATAAAGTTAAAACATTGATATGTCCCTTCTGTTTGTTTGTCCTAATTGCCACTGGTGCCATTTAGAGCCCGTGGATAGGCCgaaaaaaagtgacttaaaatttttttttaaaaaagtatttttgaaagtgctgaaacttatttttaaaataagaagttacgtgtttggataaaagtgctgaaactggaaaaaagttattgatgttaaCAAAatgtagagttgattattattaatgtttatttctaaaatgatccaaattcaaattaatatatatttttagttcagtttctctctctctccctatatatatatatatatatatatacccaaacagagatatatttcaataaaacaaagatatatttcaataatattatatttcaatattttaacacAGAGATAAACAAAGATAATAAACAAGGATAGATTTCAGTTGATGACGATTGATTTTGTATATCAATtttgtaaaacctactcagtactccctctttcttactgtttcttcatgtttatcattcttatagtttatattttccctagagtttttttttattttttttattttactctgctcatctcttcctcttaatctatggtcttaacatcttacttctttaaccacaccccgaaaAATTTTTGTCTGGCAGCTAACACTCGTCTTTTCTGTTTTGTAGACCTGttattcctaggaatttacaggttaatccatcgttgttattaagaaattaagaggctaaccatatactaagggtaaaaatTTTACAGagaatttaatttacatgatttacaaaaatatgtagaataactttaaacatggatataagaacataagtataaatattttttgtgggaaaaatatgtaaataagaacttacatgaagtaactaggagagaggtttccctttcgggaacccccttaagatcgaatagaaaacttggagcttttatttaaatcacaatgatacaaagtttatacaagaaAGACTGGCTTGGATAGATTTTTGGGAGGAAGGGTTTACACATTTCAAGTAGGTTTTGAAGTTGGTTGATTTCACTCTGCCTTCCTTCTACAAAATGtacgccttttataggcaaaaaacTAGATAAAGTAGTGGTTCTAAAGACTACTACGTGGCCTAAATACATGTGGCCGACACTTAAAGCTAAGAGATGAGAAAGAATCTTAATAATGCAAGCCGGGTACtcattgggccccatcgtcacatgcattattaatttttcttccagacttattttgacgcgtgcttcaacagtttttctttcttttggaaagtagtgataaaggaaacACTCTGACCCTgattattacaagacataaagtggaCATCCCCACCTGACTATACTATCTAATAATACAAATTGTATATTGTCTTTActatgtatccaagttgtgcagggcaattgaGTCGAAGCTCATTCCTGAGTCATCGTCTTCGTATGGATCCTGAGCATCCTGGAAGTGTGCAATACTATCATCTTCGTCTGATCTTGCAgaattattatctgtattatttatCTCTGGAACAGCTCTGTCTAAATTAGTGGGTTGTCCGTCTGGTTGTTCATTCATATGTTTATCTTGTGTCTGGTTGCTAAAGAATCTATCTAAAGTCTGTTTGATTATAGTctctattgtttcattttttcttttagatattaaagtcttctttaaaatcttattacctaatcttattaacttattttttgatgaagaacattcttcatcttcactttttgacaaagtgacagccattaacgggtttgatttgtctttaccggtcaccgtttgaatcggactagctgtaccaGCATCCGGTACAGTGaatttctgagcatttagtgggaaatgcatacccttctcatccattttttgaggagatggagaactctgagttTGTGTTTGTGCATCTGTCTTGCTTATATTTGTTTGCTTGCTGAGTCTTACTTCTAATAATTATATCTGCTTTATTAATCGAGTGTTTTTCATGAGGAGTGATTCTTTCTGAGCATTTAGCTTTTTAAAATTCTCCATCATTGAAAAACAATGGTTGCagaaaataatctttccagtCTCTTTTTGTAAATTATACTGAGGTATTTGATCTGAGTTCTGTCTGAGTGAGGGAGATATATAATAGTTTGGTcctaaatatcctctagcatgattgGTGGCTTCGGTGAAATCATTAAAACCATGGTTCTGTCTGAGTGAGGGAGATATATAATAGTTTGGTcctaaatatcctctagcatgattggtggcttcggtgaaatcattaaaacctttaaaaagagggGCTTTAAAATCTTGTATTGAATCTAATACTTCTAACTATGTTTAGAAAATTCcattagtttttccatgaatgactATATAGTATTTAAACCTAGGCTTACTTTTTTCTgccatgtaatggcataaagaGTTCATGGATGCCATAAAATGATTACGGTTTTGTCTATTATAAGATATCCAAAGATTATCTACTAAACACCTTTGGGGTCTATCTAAAATGTAATCTGGTCTTACTCTAAATGATATGTTGCTCTCCGGATAAGCAATTAAGTTAAATGGTCCgaagtgaattctttccattgcttctaaagattctagtggtctaaaatttaaattacctaataTTGTCTGTTGGTATGAATCTGAAGACGAAGCTACACCCTTGCCTTTAActgcaggaggttgtcctgttggtctcatgctgaaaacaaataagtgagattaagtttatttatttatttccagtCGTAATCTACTTAACTGGTCTACTAATtcgttttctttacctttta of the Capsicum annuum cultivar UCD-10X-F1 chromosome 11, UCD10Xv1.1, whole genome shotgun sequence genome contains:
- the LOC107847041 gene encoding transcription factor PRE6 — protein: MSSRRSRSRISDDQIADLVSKLQQLIPEIRNRRSDKVSASKVLQETCNYIRNLHREVDGLSERLSQLLESTDSDSAQAAIIRSLLM